In Maridesulfovibrio sp., the genomic stretch GAATATGCTTGCAGACAGATTCTAGCAGTGTACGTCCCAAAGTAATTGCGCCCTCAGGATCATTTTCTATGCGTTCCAGAGCCTTTGCCCAAGCTCTATTAACACCATTACTATCGAGCTTTTCAAGTCCTGATGTAATAACTGGTTCGGCGCAAACTCCATTGTCACATTCACAAAAAGAAATAAGACGTTCAAATTCTGTCCATATGAAATCTCGTCGCTCAGAGTAGCTCCCGTATTCATTTTTAATGAACTGCCAAAACTGATTCACTGAACGCTTACTTGCAAACCACTTAGGTAAGATGTCTGCAAATCTATTGTCTGTTACAAAATAATTACGTAACTGTGTATAGTCGTATTCGTCGATATTTCCGCCCGTTGCGCGATCAATTAAAATATTGACCAATGCATTAGCATGTTCATAATCTGTTTTTAATTCAGCAAGCATATTTTTTGTTCCCTTTTACTTTAGGCTGTAGCAAACTTTGTTCAGCGACTCCAACACATCCTTTTCCGCAGGCAACTCCCCATAAACAATAGCCCCAAGGCCATCCCGATACGCAGAACTTAGCGACTTCCATATGTTTTCTGTGTCAGCAAAAATAGGGCATTCGGCAATATCCATGTCTATCCACTTGCCATCTCCAACTGGGGCTCCTTGATCATATTTCCGCACCACTTCCAGTAACTCATGAAAATCAGGAGAGCCTACGAATGTTTGAATTTCTTCTCTCTGCATAAGTTGGTGGATATCGTAGATATGCCTGATTTTCTGGCGCAGAGATTCGATCGGAGTTTCACTGCATGAAGCTTTGACTATTGCCATTATTTTTTCAGTGAAGGTCCGCTCAAGGCAGAGAACCTGAAACGAGAAAGGCTGAAGGTCAAATTGCTTGATAATTTCATCTTGCCCACGGCTTTTCAGAAAGTCGTAAATATAAGTAGAAATCGGCATTGGCTGAACGGGTGATGGATGGGCGAAGGCGTTCACTTCTAGCAAAATTTTATTTGAAACTGATCCAAATGTTCCATCGAATGACTTTGGGTAGGAATAGTAGATCTTACGGATCATAGAACCTTTACTGCTGCCTTCCAGTTCTTCTTTTAAATCTACACTCGCTACTGTGGTGATTCTTTTGAGTAGCTTTTTTGTCTGGTTAGCTGGCTGGTCCTTGTCTGTAATGACGGCAAGGTCAACATCTTCTGAAAAGCGTTCGATACATCCGTATGCTTTGGAAAGTGAAGTCCCGCCTTTGAATACAGTCACCGCTGCGAGATCTGTCTGGGCAATGCGATAAAGAGCCAATGTTAGCCAGTAATCTTTTTCAATGAAGATGTTTTGCAGGCGGAGGTGTTCTGCTGTGGCCTGTATCGCGTCTTCAAAAAACTCTTTGGATTCGTGAAGCTTCACACTATACCCCATGCCTTTTTATTTTTCAGAATAGTTTCAGATATTGGCAATTTGTATTTCGTATATGGATTCAAAGTCGCACGCAATGACTCGATCAGAAAGGGTTTAGCTAACCCTTCAGGAATGGTTTCGCAAAGACTTCCACAAAGGGCTCGAACCATGGGAGGGTATGCTTTCGCAAACTCAACCAGTCTTTTCAATTCTCCTTCTGTAAGGTCTTTCATCTTTCTCCCGACCGCAGCAACAATTTCGTCCGGTGTGCAATCCTGAGCTTTCTTGATGAACCTTAGAGCTTCGAGCAGCTCTATCAGTGGGATGTCTTCTTTCTCTATTGATGAAACATAACTGCGCACGAACTGGACTTGAAGTTTGCCTACAGTTTGTTTTTTTCTAGGAGTGATACTCGCAATGGTTAGAGTACTCGGAACCTGCGTGGCTATCTGAAGCTTGAGATATACTGACTGTCCGGTGAGAATTCCGGTAACCCTATCGTCTTTGCGTGTTTGAAAGGAAATAAGTTCTTCGTCAGAAGGGCTGACCTTCCCAAAAATGGTTTCCTTTGGGCGGTAGAAAGCTCCTTTTGCTTGCCGGATTAAAACCTGCTTTTTGACCAGACGTTCCAAAGCCTTCGCTAGAGCTTGTGGCTTGCTTTTCTGCAAGTCTCTAAAGTCCTGATAAGTGATGATCTTCCCCGGTGGGATTGATTCTATATAGTTATTTATCTGCGCTGAAACTTGCATGATTTAATCCGCTCCTGAAATTAAGATATTCTCCTTTTGTTATTTGTCAAGTTTTTAGTGGTTAAAACATGACAAGATGATGCTATTTATCCTTAGTCCTCAGGGTAAATGATAATTAAAAATATTCTTTAAAAAAACATTTTTTCATTTAGATAAGCATAATACCTAACCCCGAAAAAGGGTTTACATTCTATTGAATGCAGCCTCTTAACGAACTCATGAAAAACAGTAAAAATTATTTTGGGTTCATCACTTTTTTTAGTTTTATTTCTTCAACACCACAATAAAGCACAGGCACTACAAATACGGTAAGTATGGCAATAGTCATGCCTCCGAATGATGGAATTGCCATAGGAACCATAATATCTGATCCGCGACCTGTTGAGGTTAGGATAGGGAGTAGTGCAAGGATAGTAGTTGCCGAGGTCATCAGAGCCGGGCGGATTCTTCTTTGTGCTCCTTTAATGATAGCCTGCTTGATTTGGGGAATGCTGGTAGCTTTACGTTCATTTTTAGTTTCATCCAGATAGGTTGCCATGATAACTCCATCGTCCGAGGCTATGCCGAATAGAGCTAAAAAACCGACCCAAATGGCAACACTTAAGTTGATGGGAGCTACCTGAAATAATTCGCGCATGGGTGTGTTAAATACGGTAAAATGCATAAACCACGGTTGACCGTACATCCATACCATAAGAAATCCGCCGGACCATGCAACGAAAATGCCTGAAAAGACCATTAGAGTTGTTGCTAGGGATTTGAACTGTAAATATAAAATAAGTACTATGAACATCAGTGCCAGTGGCAGGATTATAGCAAGTTTCTTTTGTGCTCTGATCTGATTTTCATAACTACCTGCAAATTCGTATGAAACTCCGGCAGGAATAGTCAGCTCGCCTGATTTAATTTTAGAATTAAGAAAAGTCTGAGTCTGCTCAACTACATCCACTTCGGCAAACCCTGGTTTTTTGTCGAACAGTACGTAGCCGACCAGAAATGTATCTTCACTTTTGATGACCTGCGGTCCGCGAATATATTTTATCTCTGCCAGTTGGCTGAGCGGGATTTGTTCTCCGGCCGGAGTGCTTACAAGAATATTGCCGAGATCATCTATGTTATCGCGCAGCTCTCTCATGTAGCGAACCCTGACAGGATAACGTTCACGACCTTCGACAGTCGTTGTCACTACCTTACCGCCGACAGCCACTTCAATAACATCCTGTACCTGTGAAAGCATAATTCCATATCTTGCAATGGCTTCACGATCGATAACAATTTCAAGGTATGGTTTACCCACGATGCGGTCGGCAATAACGGCTTCCGGCTGTATTGACCCTACCTGCTTGAGCAGTCTTTCCAGATCAAGAGCTACTTTTTCCAGTGTTTCCAGATTTGGGCCTTTAACTTTGATGCCCATGGGAGCTCGCATGCCGGATTGCAGCATTACAATTCTTGCGGCTATTGGTTGCAGTTTCGGCGCGGAAGTTACTCCGGGGATTTTAGCTGCTTTGACTATTTCATCCCATATATCATCCGGAGAAGTTATACCTTTCCAGCTCTTGCGTTTTGGATTCAGCTCTGGACTAAGGGCAGATCGCCAAATTCTGAAAGGTTTACCATTTTCATCAGGAATAAGTTCTCCATTGTCGTCTCTAGCATAGTATCCTTGCACTAAATAGGGATATCCGTCCTTTGCCGGAACAAGGTCACCTTTGACATTGCGAAAGTAGTCTTTTTGATCGGGGTCATATTTAAAACGGAGTCTCTCTCCTGATTTACTAACAACATATTCGGATTTATAATTAATGACAGTTTCGATCATGGAAATAGGCGCTGGATCGAGAGGCGTTTCTGCTCTTCCGAGTTTGCCAACGGCCGATTCCACTTCTGGAATAGATTGAATCATCATATCCTGTTTACGCAGAACATCATGAGCTTCGCCTATGGATGCATGCGGCATAGTGGTGGGCATGAACAAAAATGCGCCTTCATCAAGGTCCGGCATAAATTCCTTACCTAAGCCGGGGAAAGTGTGAGCCAGTTTGATGTACGGAGCAGAGGTTCTGATTGTGTCAGGTAGGAATGATGTAAGATTGCCGAAGCCAAGCCAGATAGACATTCCCAACGCAATGATAAAAGTTGGCAGAGATAAAAAGAGTAATTTATGATTAAGGCACCATCCAAGCATTCTGGCGTAGTTGTAACGGAATAATTCGAAAAAGAGCATTAAA encodes the following:
- a CDS encoding efflux RND transporter permease subunit, whose protein sequence is MSDNLKPEPKRPVPRTLTEKVILFCLEQKLIVAILLIMVICGGIYTAPFNWKIDGIDRSPVPVDAIPDIGENQQIIFTKWLGRSPQDVEDQISYPLTVALLGVPGVKTVRSYSMFGFSTIYVIFKEDVDFYWSRSRLLEKLNSLPAGTLPAGIKPSLGPDATALGQVYWYTIEGRDPDGNPTGGWDLDELRSTQDWYVRYALLSAEGVSEVASVGGFVKEYQIDVDPDAMRAANVTLSEVYRAVKNSNLDVGARTIEINNAEYVIRGIGFIKKISDIESSVVKVVNDIPIHVRDVARVAEGPALRRGVLDKGGAEVVGGVAVVRYGENPLQVIDNIKSKIKAISPGLPSKILPDGTKSKLTIVPFYDRSNLIHETLGTLNTALTEEILITIIVVLIAVMHLKSSLLISSLLPLAVLMSFMGMRVFKVDANIVALSGIAIAIGTMVDMGIIICENILKKLETAEEGVSRLKLIYDGTTEVGSAVMTAVATTIVSFMPVFAMDGAEGKLFKPLAYTKTFALLSSIIVALTVLPPLAQLLFTARKKFAKGKQSYIRSALYILSGITLSIILKWWVGIFFIYLGIKHFILPFVPAKTHKFIGYAETWVIVGLVASVLTSSWLPLGPEKGMSNNYAFVALIIGSLMLFFELFRYNYARMLGWCLNHKLLFLSLPTFIIALGMSIWLGFGNLTSFLPDTIRTSAPYIKLAHTFPGLGKEFMPDLDEGAFLFMPTTMPHASIGEAHDVLRKQDMMIQSIPEVESAVGKLGRAETPLDPAPISMIETVINYKSEYVVSKSGERLRFKYDPDQKDYFRNVKGDLVPAKDGYPYLVQGYYARDDNGELIPDENGKPFRIWRSALSPELNPKRKSWKGITSPDDIWDEIVKAAKIPGVTSAPKLQPIAARIVMLQSGMRAPMGIKVKGPNLETLEKVALDLERLLKQVGSIQPEAVIADRIVGKPYLEIVIDREAIARYGIMLSQVQDVIEVAVGGKVVTTTVEGRERYPVRVRYMRELRDNIDDLGNILVSTPAGEQIPLSQLAEIKYIRGPQVIKSEDTFLVGYVLFDKKPGFAEVDVVEQTQTFLNSKIKSGELTIPAGVSYEFAGSYENQIRAQKKLAIILPLALMFIVLILYLQFKSLATTLMVFSGIFVAWSGGFLMVWMYGQPWFMHFTVFNTPMRELFQVAPINLSVAIWVGFLALFGIASDDGVIMATYLDETKNERKATSIPQIKQAIIKGAQRRIRPALMTSATTILALLPILTSTGRGSDIMVPMAIPSFGGMTIAILTVFVVPVLYCGVEEIKLKKVMNPK
- a CDS encoding nucleotidyl transferase AbiEii/AbiGii toxin family protein is translated as MKLHESKEFFEDAIQATAEHLRLQNIFIEKDYWLTLALYRIAQTDLAAVTVFKGGTSLSKAYGCIERFSEDVDLAVITDKDQPANQTKKLLKRITTVASVDLKEELEGSSKGSMIRKIYYSYPKSFDGTFGSVSNKILLEVNAFAHPSPVQPMPISTYIYDFLKSRGQDEIIKQFDLQPFSFQVLCLERTFTEKIMAIVKASCSETPIESLRQKIRHIYDIHQLMQREEIQTFVGSPDFHELLEVVRKYDQGAPVGDGKWIDMDIAECPIFADTENIWKSLSSAYRDGLGAIVYGELPAEKDVLESLNKVCYSLK
- a CDS encoding abortive infection family protein, whose amino-acid sequence is MLAELKTDYEHANALVNILIDRATGGNIDEYDYTQLRNYFVTDNRFADILPKWFASKRSVNQFWQFIKNEYGSYSERRDFIWTEFERLISFCECDNGVCAEPVITSGLEKLDSNGVNRAWAKALERIENDPEGAITLGRTLLESVCKHILDLRGIQYESKNIKLHKLYRTVADELNLAPEQHDEDLFKQVLGGCSAVVNGLGSLRNSLGDAHGPGVLHVRPQPRHARLVVNIAGAMTLFLIETANK
- a CDS encoding DUF6088 family protein, producing the protein MQVSAQINNYIESIPPGKIITYQDFRDLQKSKPQALAKALERLVKKQVLIRQAKGAFYRPKETIFGKVSPSDEELISFQTRKDDRVTGILTGQSVYLKLQIATQVPSTLTIASITPRKKQTVGKLQVQFVRSYVSSIEKEDIPLIELLEALRFIKKAQDCTPDEIVAAVGRKMKDLTEGELKRLVEFAKAYPPMVRALCGSLCETIPEGLAKPFLIESLRATLNPYTKYKLPISETILKNKKAWGIV